Proteins encoded in a region of the Manis javanica isolate MJ-LG chromosome 15, MJ_LKY, whole genome shotgun sequence genome:
- the SERPIND1 gene encoding heparin cofactor 2 isoform X1 — protein MCLLWEICNNSSAPKFTLKPCRGPWLIPPLQHHFSEAQSSSPAKMKGPLQPLIISLILTSVCGNNGLAGHPEKGREDSKPASDQKGQVKSKNLSMPLLPADFHKEHTVTNDWLTEGEEEEDYLDLEKILSEDDDYSDIIDAVSPTDSHASVDNILHLFQGKTRIQRLNILNAKFAFTLYRALKEQARPLDNIFIAPVGISTAMAMISLGLQGETHEQVHSVLHFKDFVNASSKYEVMTIHNLFRKLTHRLFRRNFGYTLRSVNDLYVQKQFPILDDFKTKVREYYFAEAQEADFSDSAFISKANHHILKLTKGLIKDALENIDPATQMMILNCIYFKGSWVNKFPVEMTHNHNFRLNEREVVKVSMMQTKGNFLAANDQELDCDVLQLEYVGGISMLTVVPHKLSGMKTLEAQLTPQVVERWQKSMTNRTREVLLPRFKLEKNYNLVEALKSMGVTALFNNSSNMVGISDHRITIDLFKHQGTITVNEEGTQAAAVTTVGFMPLSTQVRFTVDRPFLFLIYEHRTSCLLFMGRVANPTKS, from the exons ATGTGTTTACTCTGGGAAATATGCAACAACAGCTCAGCACCAAAGTTCACACTGAAACCCTGCCGGGGACCTTGGCTGATTCCACCTCTGCAACACCACTTCTCAGAAGCACAGAG CTCTAGTCCTGCCAAAATGAAAGGCCCACTCCAACCCCTCATCATTTCTCTCATCCTAACGTCTGTGTGTGGGAACAACGGCCTGGCGGGCCACccggagaaaggaagggaagattcTAAGCCTGCATCTGACCAAAAGGGGCAGGTAAAGAGCAAAAACCTAAGCATGCCGCTTCTCCCCGCTGACTTCCACAAGGAACACACGGTCACCAACGACTGGCTCAccgagggggaggaggaggaggattatCTGGACCTGGAGAAGATACTCAGCGAGGACGACGACTACAGCGACATCATCGATGCTGTTTCGCCCACAGATTCACACGCCAGCGTGGACAACATCCTCCATCTCTTCCAGGGCAAGACCCGGATCCAGCGTTTGAACATCCTCAATGCCAAGTTCGCGTTCACCCTTTACCGGGCCCTGAAGGAACAGGCCCGTCCTTTGGACAACATCTTCATAGCCCCGGTGGGCATTTCTACTGCCATGGCAATGATCTCCTTGGGCCTGCAGGGGGAGACCCACGAGCAAGTGCACTCGGTTTTGCATTTTAAAGACTTTGTCAACGCCAGCAGCAAGTATGAGGTCATGACCATCCACAACCTCTTCCGTAAACTTACTCATCGCCTCTTCAGGAGGAATTTTGGGTATACGCTAAGGTCAGTCAATGACCTTTACGTCCAGAAGCAATTCCCAATCCTGGATGACTTCAAAACTAAAGTAAGAGAGTACTACTTTGCTGAGGCCCAGGAGGCTGACTTCTCAGACTCTGCCTTCATATCAAAAGCCAACCACCACATTCTGAAGCTCACCAAGGGCCTCATAAAAGATGCTCTGGAGAATATAGACCCAGCAACACAGATGATGATTCTAAACTGCATTTACTTCAAAG GATCCTGGGTGAATAAATTCCCAGTGGAAATGACACACAACCACAACTTCCGCCTGAACGAGCGAGAGGTGGTCAAGGTTTCCATGATGCAGACCAAGGGTAACTTCCTGGCGGCAAACGACCAGGAGCTGGATTGCGATGTCCTGCAGCTGGAGTACGTGGGGGGCATAAGCATGCTGACTGTGGTCCCCCACAAGCTGTCTGGGATGAAGACCCTAGAGGCACAGCTGACGCCCCAGGTGGTGGAGAGGTGGCAAAAAAGCATGACGAACAG GACTCGAGAGGTGCTTCTGCCTAGATTCAAGCTGGAGAAGAACTATAACCTGGTGGAGGCCCTGAAGTCGATGGGGGTCACAGCACTGTTCAATAACAGCAGCAACATGGTGGGAATCTCAGACCACAGGATCACCATTGACCTG TTCAAACACCAAGGTACCATCACAGTCAACGAGGAGGGCACGCAGGCGGCTGCAGTGACCACGGTGGGCTTCATGCCGCTGTCCACCCAAGTCCGTTTCACCGTGGACCGCCCCTTCCTGTTCCTCATCTACGAGCACCGCACCAGCTGCCTGCTCTTCATGGGGAGAGTTGCCAACCCCACCAAGTCTTAA
- the SERPIND1 gene encoding heparin cofactor 2 isoform X2: MKGPLQPLIISLILTSVCGNNGLAGHPEKGREDSKPASDQKGQVKSKNLSMPLLPADFHKEHTVTNDWLTEGEEEEDYLDLEKILSEDDDYSDIIDAVSPTDSHASVDNILHLFQGKTRIQRLNILNAKFAFTLYRALKEQARPLDNIFIAPVGISTAMAMISLGLQGETHEQVHSVLHFKDFVNASSKYEVMTIHNLFRKLTHRLFRRNFGYTLRSVNDLYVQKQFPILDDFKTKVREYYFAEAQEADFSDSAFISKANHHILKLTKGLIKDALENIDPATQMMILNCIYFKGSWVNKFPVEMTHNHNFRLNEREVVKVSMMQTKGNFLAANDQELDCDVLQLEYVGGISMLTVVPHKLSGMKTLEAQLTPQVVERWQKSMTNRTREVLLPRFKLEKNYNLVEALKSMGVTALFNNSSNMVGISDHRITIDLFKHQGTITVNEEGTQAAAVTTVGFMPLSTQVRFTVDRPFLFLIYEHRTSCLLFMGRVANPTKS; the protein is encoded by the exons ATGAAAGGCCCACTCCAACCCCTCATCATTTCTCTCATCCTAACGTCTGTGTGTGGGAACAACGGCCTGGCGGGCCACccggagaaaggaagggaagattcTAAGCCTGCATCTGACCAAAAGGGGCAGGTAAAGAGCAAAAACCTAAGCATGCCGCTTCTCCCCGCTGACTTCCACAAGGAACACACGGTCACCAACGACTGGCTCAccgagggggaggaggaggaggattatCTGGACCTGGAGAAGATACTCAGCGAGGACGACGACTACAGCGACATCATCGATGCTGTTTCGCCCACAGATTCACACGCCAGCGTGGACAACATCCTCCATCTCTTCCAGGGCAAGACCCGGATCCAGCGTTTGAACATCCTCAATGCCAAGTTCGCGTTCACCCTTTACCGGGCCCTGAAGGAACAGGCCCGTCCTTTGGACAACATCTTCATAGCCCCGGTGGGCATTTCTACTGCCATGGCAATGATCTCCTTGGGCCTGCAGGGGGAGACCCACGAGCAAGTGCACTCGGTTTTGCATTTTAAAGACTTTGTCAACGCCAGCAGCAAGTATGAGGTCATGACCATCCACAACCTCTTCCGTAAACTTACTCATCGCCTCTTCAGGAGGAATTTTGGGTATACGCTAAGGTCAGTCAATGACCTTTACGTCCAGAAGCAATTCCCAATCCTGGATGACTTCAAAACTAAAGTAAGAGAGTACTACTTTGCTGAGGCCCAGGAGGCTGACTTCTCAGACTCTGCCTTCATATCAAAAGCCAACCACCACATTCTGAAGCTCACCAAGGGCCTCATAAAAGATGCTCTGGAGAATATAGACCCAGCAACACAGATGATGATTCTAAACTGCATTTACTTCAAAG GATCCTGGGTGAATAAATTCCCAGTGGAAATGACACACAACCACAACTTCCGCCTGAACGAGCGAGAGGTGGTCAAGGTTTCCATGATGCAGACCAAGGGTAACTTCCTGGCGGCAAACGACCAGGAGCTGGATTGCGATGTCCTGCAGCTGGAGTACGTGGGGGGCATAAGCATGCTGACTGTGGTCCCCCACAAGCTGTCTGGGATGAAGACCCTAGAGGCACAGCTGACGCCCCAGGTGGTGGAGAGGTGGCAAAAAAGCATGACGAACAG GACTCGAGAGGTGCTTCTGCCTAGATTCAAGCTGGAGAAGAACTATAACCTGGTGGAGGCCCTGAAGTCGATGGGGGTCACAGCACTGTTCAATAACAGCAGCAACATGGTGGGAATCTCAGACCACAGGATCACCATTGACCTG TTCAAACACCAAGGTACCATCACAGTCAACGAGGAGGGCACGCAGGCGGCTGCAGTGACCACGGTGGGCTTCATGCCGCTGTCCACCCAAGTCCGTTTCACCGTGGACCGCCCCTTCCTGTTCCTCATCTACGAGCACCGCACCAGCTGCCTGCTCTTCATGGGGAGAGTTGCCAACCCCACCAAGTCTTAA